The window ATGTTGCTGGTTTCCAAGTGGAAGTCGTATGGATACAATACGGTCTGAGTGACCAGATGGCAGGCTTATTAGCTTTTTGGCAATGGAGTTCCTGACCATGAAACCAACGCCGGATAGATGTTTTTCCGCTTTCGGTTTCCCTGACCGGTATAAGTTGTAACCTACGCCACGTTCTTGGGGACTATCTTTCTTGGGGAGGCGGACTTCGCTGAGAGCAGCTATGCCTACATTCAGCCTGGCAAGTTTGAGTGCAACTAAGGCTGAACGACGTTCTGGACAATTGCTGTCTTTCGAGTCCAGCATGGTTCTGATATTCCAGCAAGCGAACTTGAGTCCCTTTCCACCTCTGGGTGGAATATGATTCCTCTTTGTGTTTCGACCACTGTTTAAGATGCCCGTTGGTAGCGGTAAGGCAACTAGGTGTTAGGGAGATGTCATTTCCGGGTCAACACCAGACAGCCTGTACACCTGAGCCACCTGCATGCAGGATTGAGACTGCGTCTTCTAGTGACATCTTCCACCTGCCGTTTTCGCCTCTTTCCCATCTCTACAGGACCTGACTTAAAGTAGTCATGGATGTATCCTAAAGACCGCGCAAAGGAGCTTTAAGGTAGAATACAGTGTGCGCAGAGCTGATCCCACCCTTTAAGCCTGAGGTTCATCTGCCATAGCCTAGCAAGTTGAGACAGTGGCGATGAGGTCCTCAGGCCGTAGGTTTTATATCAGACTGCTGACCAAAGCTGAGGAGGTCAGCCTCCCCTACTATTTCAACCATAGTTGGTGGGCCGCAGATCCTGTCCACAGTTAACTAGAGGCCTGCCCTGGTCGCGAACGCTTAGTCAATGATATCTTCAGGGGTCTCGATGTGGAGAATCGTGCATCCAGAGATGCAGTATTAGAGATGCCGACTTTGCATCCCCTTTCACGTGGTTTAGCCGGACAGCTGAGTCCGTTGCCCGGGGTGTGGCGCTTGGAGCCAGCACGTGAGAGATTTAGGAGATGGATGGGGACCAGTGTTTCCGGCCATCCTACTGGTAGGATGCCGCTGATGAAAAGCAAAGGTGCTACCCCTACACAGAGCCCCGTTACACCCGGATGTACCTAAGTCGAATTCacataagtagaggggtgtctgtaattGCAATAAAGCTGCACCCCTTGGGTTTAACAGCAATTAAATCCTGGATTGTTACAGTTTAAAATTAACATATGAGTCCAAATTCAATAGGATCATAGCTGTACCACCGCATCCTTTGGGGAAGCACTGCATCCTAAGTGTTGCCTAGCTTCATTCGAGCCTGTAATAGACTTGATGTAGCCTTTCTGATTCTATAAACCAAATCCACTACCTGCCCATTACGCCACAAGCCAAAAAAGCTTCTTAAATGTTCTGTTTACTCTGGTTAAATTCTGGTGAAATTTCGGTAATGGTTGTTAGTCCATTGTTTTCCACTGCATGAATACATTTCATACCTTCTGAAAAAGCCAATGTTAGCAGAGAAATGCATCCACCAAAAATAAGAGTGGATGCAAAAGATATTTTTCTTCCCAGAGCTTCTAGTAACCAGATGCAAAGTATGTGACCTGGTATGTCAGTCAAGCCAAAGATGAGTTGCATCAGGAAGATATTCAGGCCAAAGTTTCCAACGTTTAAGTTGAAACAGTTATAGGCAAGTGCTAGAGAAAACCTGGAAggtcgtggggggggggataagaCAACACATTATTAAATGGCACTGTTATATAAAAGCACAATATATGTTAGAGCTCAAACACTATTGTTTTCAGTGATGTTTTTCAAAGAGGGACTTAATCTGTTTTGAGCACCACACTGCAAACAGCactgaatataaataattaccatgcaaatgataaaattaaaaaatattttctaaggATCGGTGATGCAAAGAGATCTTTTATAGTCACTGCATTTCCTTTCTTCTGTGTAACAACCTGCAAAACGAAAGAGAAAATCTACGCATTGCGACAGTGATACAAGTGACATGAATAAGCAACACAGCGGTGACAATGAAAGAGCTCACACACCTTGTCGAGGATTTGGCTCGGAACGGTACGTTTGTTGACCGATGCAGCCATGAGAATCAGTTTATTTGCTTCTTCGGTTCTACCGTGACCGAGCAACCACCTTGCAGACTCCGGAATCCACCTGTAGAGGACAGACGGTTGGTCCAGTTTGATAACACAATGTAAGAAAAATTTTCTTATGTTATTTCgtttcattttccattcagttttgttagatcaATCATACTTTTGGCACTAGTTTGTTCTATATGTCAAGTTTTcgaaaaaatattccacatttttgaaatgagcaaattctTGCAAACTTTGGCACCAGGTTCCAAGcactaaatatttcagtacctattaggatctgatgctttctagaatgttctggttcTTCCTAGAATCCTGCAATGACTGTAACGTACCAcattaaaactgacactctagaagaactactggtatttttgtaatcagtgaAAACTTTAGCTAGTCATGATCAACATAAAAATCGACATAATTGAGAACTTTGTAAAAGTTTGTTGTGTAATGACTAATCTGTGACCTGAAGATCAGGTGTGAAATATCACCGGAGATTTCCAGTGTTTACTGACCCCATAACAccctgagacaaaaaaaataaaaatggactaCTGTTGTCTCTGAGACAAGTAGGGGAATTTTAAACGAAGATCGTGCTGTAATCAAAAGTGATAAAACCCTCCGAGCTGGAAAAGAGAATTTGGGAAAACAAGTATGGCCCACCATACGTAGATGATGACAGGCAACATAGAGGATGCCAAGGCCAGCTGAGCGATTCTCCATCGACGGATGAAGTACGCAATCCCAGCCATGACACACTGTCCAACACCCCCCATAACTTGGCTGAAACAAGAGGCTAAGGATCGCTTTGTCACCCCGAGCCACTCTGCCGCTGAAGAGAAAGAAGTTCTTATTGCATCCATAAAGTTGCCTGTTAATATGTATTTAGTCAATATAGATAAAAAAAGGAGCTGACAGTGGACATAATTACGTTTTATGTCCAGTTGCATATGACATTAAATCTTTAAATCCAGTAATATGTACAAAGCTCACTCTCTGATTGGATTCCTTAAAAAAAGTACACTTTTCTATGCACAGTACTTAAATGGTGTAAGATATAAATACCCAATAAATACCTTACCTAACACGATGCCATTAACTCGAAAGCCTCCGTATGACATACTAGCCACAAACTGGAAAACCATGTACAAATACAAGTTTGGAGCAAATGCAGTTGCCGTTACGAAAACAGTCAGTAATAAGAGTGGCATCTGAGTTGCTCGTTTTCGCCCAAATCTACGAGAGACAGAAGTGCTCAATTACCAATAGCTCACCATGAAATGTACACTGTTTTTTCCTTCAACTCACACAGGCAAAACCCAAGAAAATAAGCTTGATCTGATCAAATGTTACAACAGCAGAAAGCCTTTTTTCAtgggaatttcttttttttattgcttaaaaataatttattactgacatttacattacacttattcatttagctgatgcttttctccaaagcaacttacaatgttaaggttacaaatatttacccacttataccgctgggtaattttactggagcaattcagggtaagtaccttgctcaagagtactacaggcagaggtgaggcttcaacctgtgacctttaggcccaaaggcagttgctctaaccactatgctaccaactctacaattactaaaaaaaattctttaaaatgctacaacagcagaaagcCTTTTTTATGGGaactaaatttttttaaattatttgaatttttttttttaaataatttattactaGTGTTCTGTTTTCTTAAATTTGGACAAAAACTCACATATCTGCGAGAGCCCCAAACGTGATGGTGCCACAAAGAATACCAGCCATATACACGGTTTGTCCAACTCCCAGCAAGAACGCTTTGTCACAGACGAGGTCAAACTGCAGAATAACAAAACCGAATAACAAACATGCCCTCTTTCACCGTTGCACCTCCATTCGCTTCACACTGCTCGTGGTAAATACACACTTTGTGTTTGCCATCAAGTATCGTGTAGAACTAACTCCCTTAAATATGAGAACCATTTGACGGATATAATTTTTGTAAAGAATATGACAGATTAAAAACAAAGCCCTGTGATTGTTAAACtatgtaaaattaacattttgaaattgaCCCTTTACTGTCATTGATATTATCGTTATATCGAATTTTGttgcagcagaaggaaaaaatacGTAGCCGAATTTTAATTCCGAATGACCGCTTCCTCCTTTGAAAAATCTGCAGATAAAGCGATATTGTATAATGATAACATTGAAGATGGGGCGTCCCTCCCAGCCACGCTCACTTCGGAGACGATGGAGCTCTGGAACAAGGAGGTGTCGTACACCCATCCGTTAATGCAGCCGGTGGTCTCGTTGAGCCCGTGCTCCCTGATGTCATCAATGTCCCAGTCCGTGGGGGTGAACATGCGACACTTGTCCAAAGAGCCATCCTCCTTCCTGGGTACCGTGAGGTTGAGCTGCTCCCCTGTGGTCAGGTTGGGGTTGTCTTGGAGAATCCAGTCAGTGTTGCAGTGGTACGAGCTGCCCGCCTGCGTGAACAACAGGCTGTAGATCTGGAAAGCCAGCATGACGCTGGGATAACAGAGGCCCATCAGCAGAAGCTTCTGAAAGAGCCCAAAATCTCCGATAGCACAGAGGATGTCGCCGAAGCCTGCCATGGCGAGACTCAGactgaagaaaatgagaaaatgttcttGACATGGGACCAATCTCAATTAATGTTTAACTCTGCAGAAGACCATAAAGTTGGTTTTCAAATGAAACCATTTTTCTATCATACAGCTTGTTGTCTGAGCTATGAAACACTTCCTCCTGTACCTTCAAGAGGTTAGCATCTAACTGAAAATTTCAAGGACACATTTATGTTGACATTGTGATGATGGGGTGCGTCTCGTGGAAGGACTTTTAGTTGTTTCAAACAAATGTTCCAGAAGAAAACTCAGACACATAAAACGGTAAGGAAGTAAAATAAggtaaaagaggaaaaatgacCATTAGGCACAAACTGCAAAAGGAACGACTAAAACGTCGAACCCAAACACACGAAAGTCTTCAGAAGAGACGCAAGCAGCAAGAATTGCCCACGGAAATACTCCTCAGGCCCTTTTCATACAAGTGTCCAGTAGGGTTGAGCGGCCCTCCCAAGAGTTCCCGTGAGTCTTGAACTCAGGGTTcggtcccaaaaaaaaaaaaaaaaaacaaaaaaaactgctgcagatATTTAGTCCTGTTTGGaaattacacaaataaacagcaaataGTCATTAAAATATCCAGCACACACATATGAGCTGCAAAAATGGATGAAACTCCACACAAAGGTTGTACTTCCACCTGTGTTGGGACTGCAGTAGAGCAGTGACCTCATGCCCAGTCTTCctaggacaggctctggactacAAGGACTCTGCATCAGAAAAGCGGTTATTGGTCAcgtgtggatggatggatcgacGTTTTAATTTCATGCAGCAGCCATGTCTTTATCGGTATCAGACCGTCTTTCCACGTGATGGACGGTGTCAATCTTTTCTCATCGTGTCATGTCAGTGAAAACAACAgaagagtgttccactgatgtatggatgagtgacccattgcaagtagtgtatctagcagtgtaagtcaccacggtgaataaggtgtgcgggcagATAAcgactacatagagttcactggaagtctctttagagaaaagctaaataaatgtacagatgctcctcgacttacgatttttcaactttacgatggtgccatagcgatagacattcagtagaaaccgtacttcaaatctTGATTTCttcctgggcaagtgatatgcggtacgatactctctcgtgatgctgggcggcggcggcgatccacatctcccagtctacCACGCGGTCACTAGCGTCTACAatcgatactctacagtgttctgtgttgccagtgtttttttggagGCCCCCCCTCCCTATATTTATGTTTTGAatccatcatgtctatgaaacgcccatctgtgtctcctgctattGGTGGGAAGGAGTAGCCGACTACTCTTGagaagaaactcaagataattgccgaGCATGAAGGCAACAAGCCCATAACGACCATCGCACGCGAACTTGGACTTTCACAGTCAATGAtctccatccatcgtcaacaatcgcttgtcTGCAGAgccacggcgagctggagcatTCCTCTGGCAACACAGTGCgcgaggccgaagggggaggggacacacccgggacggggtGCCAATCCAttacgaggcaccccaagcagggctcgaaccccagacccgccgcacAGCTGGCACCGGCCGAATCCGCCATGCCCCCCATTGTcgacgatctcgaccatcttaaacgAGAAGTGATGATGTTTGGTAGATTAGGTATATTAAACggatttttgacttacaattgaGTTTATCGGAACAAAACCCCATCTGGAAATGTAAAACGTTAACTCCAAAGACAGACCCCACTGCTGTACACTCCTGAGCTCCGTGAGCCGCTTTCATCACCTACCATACCTCCGCAGCTCTTTCTGCTGGCCTGGATCCCCTGCAGGAAAAGCCCAACTCCGCACTTGAAATTTTGATGCATTTCAACTTTTCGCACTCTTTGATTCTCACACCATTCTCAGTACTTGAACGAGGcaaagtaattttaataaactgaacCAAATATCCTGCACTTCTCAAAAGGCCCAGAGCAAAAAAGGCAGAGTACATGAATTTTTGAGGTATGGTGGAACACGCATTTACTGACACTGAGGGAGGTGTCTAGAGCATCCAAAGTAGAGGCTGATGGGAGACCTCCGAATATGCCGTTGCTGCCAGGATCTGCCTAAAGCAGTTTACTTTATCTATTCAGCATACGGAAGTGATAACATAAAATTTGCGGGGCCTTATAACTGCCTGCGCACTGTTCTCCTGCCCCAAAAAATCTCCTTCCTGAAAAATCCCAGTGGAATGCCCTAAAAGGCAATGTTATTTATGGTGGATCATCTCAGCATCATCTGTGTcacatcaacagcagctcctccaaaaaaaaaaaaaaaaaggcagcatgCGTCTCCTGGAGGTGGCTGAGAACAGAAGCTGGGGGTATTCTGGGAAAGCAATAATCTCATGGTGGAGGATCCTTGTACAGCACCTGCAGAGCTTCTGCAAACTTAAGCGCAGGAGGAGACGCAAAGACACAGCATGTGTGGTTCATGGTCGGTCTTACAGTGCCGCTTCCTGGGTGCTTTCAGGGCGAAGTCGACTCAGACGAACAACCGGAACCCCACAGCGCAGCACAAGAAATGGATGCTAAGCAGCTCCCAAATTTCAActttgtcaggaaaaaaaaaaaaaaaaaagttaacatatCTTTGCAAAGTGATTAGATACCATTTCTTGAttgaagtaaacaaaaaacatccaggTGAACGCAATAATAATTTCAATCTTTATTGATTAAAAACAATTAGGGAAACATGCATTGAAATCAAAActagaataaacaaacaatgaaataaaatgaaaaataaaagaaatagaaaCTGGAATATTGTACAGCTTTGTGTTATATCCTAAATTACACAAAGTCATCTGTAAATGCAGTCTGTCCCATTTCTATGTATGGTTAATTTAATTGGATTTATTACAGTTgagtaacaaaatgaacaggaaaaagtgacaaaataactaaaataagTCAATGCAGTTGAATCCAGGGTTAAATCCAGAACACACCACAGTATGGAGAAGGGTTATGTTCAACTGCACACCTGTATCTTAGCTTGTAGTACAGGACAATGGCACTCAATACTTCAAAGTGAGGATAATACTCGATTCTTGACATTTcccctttattcatttaatcaaTACTATTAAAGAACATAACCTactgctcaacaagaaagaatCATCCGCATCAAGCACGCTCGCAGCAGCCAACACGGCATTCTCAGTGTACAAGTACAGCGAGAGCGCGGTGCAACACACCGAGGACGCGAATGCTAAACACCACCGGGGGGATCTGCAATACATCCCCAGCGTATCTGCGATGCACTAAAACTGGTGCTGTAGCTGGTAGCACGGTTCCTTTTATATGTTAAAATGCAGGGCTTCAGAAATGATGGTTCTCGAGCAGTACTGGAGAGCCGAGACGTGACGATCAAAAATTGGCAGAATTGGCCACACGCCGACAGACACCATCCACTTCCAGTAACACACACCGATAGCTGTGAGAAAAACCCTTTAAAACAAGTGACCCCTCTAAACATTCTCCCATCGAAGTGCTCGGTCCTATACTTCTATAATCGAGAGGTGTTAACCTACAGTTAATTCTACtctagaacaaaaaaaataagagaaacacttgtgattttttttttttcccagccacCAAACGCACCCTTAGATATGGACTGCCAAAGTTTTAAGCTGGTGACAGTGAAGATATCAAACTTAAAAGACACTTTTACCTGTTGCTGGAATGTGATAACtaaaggcattgtgggaaaatggTTGCTGAGAAACAATTGTGACAAGAGCCCAACAGGTCTAAAATGACCACTGCCATGTTGACTAAATGTCTTAAAAGGTGTGATTGTAGTTTTAATcaagaggggaggaaaaaaaaaacccagatcCCTCTTGGTTATCCTATCATGGTGATGGGGTGTCAACGCACACACAAAGTGGTGGGTGGATACCTGTGGACAggtgagaacatgcagacgACGTATTCAAGGCCACAGTTAGAAAGCATCAAAACTGGCACAACAGCAGGATCCTACACCACGGTAAATAAAGCTGGTGACTAAATGGGAAATTCACTAAGAGACAAAAGATGTGCATTGCCCAAAATGTGGCGAACCTCTCAAGTGAAGTATCGGAGACGAAGGGGAACGAGAGTACACCGGAGAGCTGTCCGAGTCAGAATATGGTATAGTATTTTTGGCAGAACTGATAAAAGGCCAGATTAGGATACTTTACCCAGAGCGGCAGCATCACCTCCCCGTTGCCTTCTGGGCGTGCAGGCAGCCGTGAGGGAAGGTCTGCAAATGTCAACTCGAAGCGGAAGGTGAGCCCTTGAACATAGACGAGTGCCGCTCTTTCCGAATTAAACCCTGCTGTGAAGCTACGTG of the Scleropages formosus chromosome 7, fSclFor1.1, whole genome shotgun sequence genome contains:
- the slc22a13a gene encoding solute carrier family 22 member 13; protein product: MAGFGDILCAIGDFGLFQKLLLMGLCYPSVMLAFQIYSLLFTQAGSSYHCNTDWILQDNPNLTTGEQLNLTVPRKEDGSLDKCRMFTPTDWDIDDIREHGLNETTGCINGWVYDTSLFQSSIVSEFDLVCDKAFLLGVGQTVYMAGILCGTITFGALADIFGRKRATQMPLLLLTVFVTATAFAPNLYLYMVFQFVASMSYGGFRVNGIVLAAEWLGVTKRSLASCFSQVMGGVGQCVMAGIAYFIRRWRIAQLALASSMLPVIIYVWWIPESARWLLGHGRTEEANKLILMAASVNKRTVPSQILDKVVTQKKGNAVTIKDLFASPILRKYFLILSFAWFSLALAYNCFNLNVGNFGLNIFLMQLIFGLTDIPGHILCIWLLEALGRKISFASTLIFGGCISLLTLAFSEDSVIAVVAFVTTGRVFMNWAGTICNVYIQELFPTSFRQRAISMASIAYRVAPVLAPLVNSLVMYHRAAPTLVYGILPVVSGSLCLLLPETRRTDLPDTTEQLEERDTKAMDVPDANDQNVISTKL